Below is a genomic region from Pirellulales bacterium.
GCCAATCTTCACCGTTCCCTTGTACTCTTGCGCCAACTCTTCGACCAATGGGGCGATCATGCGGCAAGGACCGCACCACGGAGCCCAGAAGTCGACCAGCACGGGGTCTTGGCTGCCCAGTACTTCGTCCTGGAAATTACCGTCGGTGAACTCGGTGACGTTGCCGGCCATTGTGATATTTCTCCCAGAATCGCCCAGCGGCCGACGACCAACGACAGGGTCCGCCGCAGCCAACTGCTTTATTCTCGATACGCGAAAAAAATTATAGGAACCCCTAGGGGGGTGTCAACGAACTGGCGGCGGTCCGCCCCCGCGCTTACCGCGGGAAAGAGCCGGCCAGGCGCGGATTCGCCAAGGCAGGCCGAATTGCCGATCCCCAGTCCTGTTTCCTGCATCGCTGGACACGTCGTGCGGACGGCTATCGTTTGCATCGACGCCTGACTAGTCCTACCTTGAGCGTGACGCCACACGCATTCCGATCGCTTTCAGACTCATCGCTTTCAGACTTACCGCGGAGATCGTCATGACCCCCGACAGATTTCGCTGCTACCTGGTCACTAAGAACGAAGCGGGCAACGCGCAAGCGGCGATCTCGCACAAAACGATCGAGGAATTGCCTGCTGGCGAAGTGCTGATTCGCGTCGCGTATTCTTCGCTCAATTACAAAGATGCCCTGTCGGCTACGGGCAACCCGGGGGTGACGCGCAAGTTTCCGCATATTCCCGGTATCGATGTGGCCGGCAGCGTGGTCGATAGTCGCAGTGCCGAATTCCGTCCCGGCGACGAAGTGCTCGTCACCGGCTACGACTTGGGCCAGAACACGTGGGGTGGGTTCGCCGAATATGCGCGCGTGCCGGCCGCCTGGGTCGTGCCGCTCCCGGCCGGGCTTACCCTGCGCGAAAGTATGATCTACGGCACCGCCGGCTTTACCGCCGCGCAGAGCGTCGCGGCCATCGCCCATCACGGAATCGAACCCGGGCGCGGCGATGTGTTGGTCACCGGCGCCAGCGGTGGCGTGGGTATTCTGTCGGTGGCGTTTCTTGCCAAATTGGGTTATCGCGTGATCGCGGCCAGCGGCAAGCCGGCGGCGCATGACCTGGTGAAGTTGGCCGGCGCTGCCGAGATCGTGTCGCGCGACGACGTGCGCGACGCCAGCGAGAAGCCGTTACTGCCGGCTCGCTGGGTGGCCGCGGTCGATACCGTCGGCGGCGACACATTGGCGACCGTCGTCCGCTCGCTCGATCGGGGCGGGTGCGTGGCCGCGTGCGGTTTGGTCGGCGGCACGGGCCTCAAGCTCACCGTGTTTCCCTTCCTGCTGCGTGGCGTCAGTCTCACGGGCATCGATTCGGCCGAATGCCCGATGGCGACGCGTCGCAAATTGTGGCAGCGCCTGGCCACCGACTGGAAGCCCGATTGTCTGCCGCGGCTGGCCACGGAAGTCGGCTTCGGCGAATTGGGCGCCAAGATCGATAAGATACTCGCCGGCCAGGTGGCGGGGCGCGTGGTGGTTAAACCGAGCGGCGTATAAGGCATTCCCTGCGCGATGCGAGCGACTTCGAGCACATGGGGTGATTACCCCATGAAAATTGTCGCGCGATCCAGGGGAATTATTCAATTAATGGAATTATTCACCGCTCGCAAAAACGACGTCCGACCGGACCACTTGCGCGTTTTCCCAGGGAAATGAGAACATTTCCCTGAATTCTGTCCGCGCGCTTGGTCAACTAACCCGCCGGAACATGCTGGCAATATAGCGACCGAGTGCGGACATCTCTGGCCGTATTTCCGGCCACCGCGGCCACGACCTGCGGCGTAGCGAAATCCGCTGCCCGGCCTACAGGACGTCGCTTGTGCGTGCCGGCAATATTCTCGCTACGGCCGGACGCGCGGCGGCAAGGCAGACGCGTTCACGTCGGCCGGCGTCAGCTCGAGCTGATCGAAATCGGCCTCGCCCGTCCCTCCGTTCAGGCCGATCACGATCAGAGCCAATCGCGTCGACTCGGGCACCACGATCCGGGTTGCCACTTCCGACCAATCGCGCGTGCCGGCCCACGGGCCGATTGTTTCGTCCCCCACCTGTGCATCGTCCGCGTCGTAGAAGCGGATCTTGACGCTTGCCTGATCAGATAATGCCTGGCCCGGCGCGGCGTCGCGCACCGCGACCCACAGCGAAGCGTCCAAGGCCCGCACCTGGCGACCATCGAGCGCCAAATGCTGCTCGGCCTGCGCCGAGCGGCCAGGCACGCTGTTGCGGAAGCGCACATAGCGCTGCCCGTGCGGCGCAGCGGCCCCGTCCATGACTTGCATCTGTTGCACGTAATACCAGGCCGATGGCCGACTAGGGTCTTTGACTGTTGCTGCCTCGAAACTGCCGTTTTTTATTAGCGGTGCGGCCGCACGATCGGCGCCGTCAACGATCGTGGCCGTAGCGCAAAGAATTGTCGCGCACAGTATCAGCGCGGCCGGCCGATGGGGACTGACGTCGACAGTCGCACGGCCCACGGCATTGTGGCCAGTACACTTGACGACGCGCGCCGCCTTGCGAGCTGCCCAGTGTGTCACTCCGGCGTTTGCCATGGCGGATTCCAGCGCGTTCTTTGCAATCGGATATATCAAATATGGATTTGGCTCTTTATTGAGCCCTATAGACTGCCGTCACGATCGGGATCGTTTCCGTTTGCCAAAATAAATTGGTTCCGCGTGCCAGGACGAGTTTGTTTCGCCACTGAAAATTGACGAAACGTTCGCGACTTCACGACTCTTCTGAACAAGCCAGCGCTGGCGCTCTGAAGCACTATCGTCACTCGCGCGACTGGCCAGTGGCACCCTATGGAGCCCTCGAAAAAGGCCCGGCCGCCGCGACGACAATAATAAGCTTACCACGATGGATGCTTCGCACGACGGATAAGGTACAGTTGTGGCAATAGGAATTTCATGCAAGCTCGCGCTCCTGGCCGCCTGGTTCGCAGAATGAAGATGCTCGTGGCGCTTGCGACTTCGTTTCCGGCCACTTTGTCGTTGCTCACATTGTTGCTGGTTACTGCGGCGGCGCTGCGCGCGCAGGCTGACGATCGTCGTGCGGCCGCGCGGCAAGAGATCGTTCGCCGCGGCGGCACAGTCGAAACCGTGCCCACCGCACAGTCGGTAGACGAGTTCATCGCCGTCCGCTGGATCGCCGGCGACGAAGGGCTCGATCAACTCGTGGCCGCCGGTCGCGTGTGCTGGCTCGATCTTAGCCGCTCGACCATTACCGACGCTGCGCTGGCAGACGTGGCAAAGCTGCCCGACCTGGAAATGCTGTATCTCGCCGAGACGCGCATCACCGACGCGGGGCTCGCGCGGCTCGCGACGCTCGGCGCGTTGCGTGGTTTGTTTCTACAAAGCACGGGCGTCTCGACCGCGGGGCTCGCGCAGCTCGCGGGTCTGCGCCATATCGAGTGGCTGAATCTGTCGTTTACAAAGATCGACAGCCAGGCGCTTGTCCACATTGAAGACTGGCAGGCGCTAACCGGTCTGTGGCTGTCGGACACGGCCGTCGACGATGACGGCCTGCCGCACCTGGCGGGGCTCGCGCGATTGCGCAGCCTGAAGCTGACCCGCACTCGCGTCACCGACGCCGGGCTACCGGCCGTCGGCCGCCTGGCCGCGCTCGAGATGTTGTGGCTGGGGGGAACGGCGATCAGCGATCGAGCGTTGCCAGCGATCGCCCGCTTGGCGGCGCTCGAGTGGTTGCTGCTCGACGATACGACAATCACCGACGCCGGACTGGCGGAAGTCGCAACGCTCGTGCGATTGGAAGCCCTGTCACTGGCCAACACCGCGGTGACCGACGCGGGGCTGGCGCGGCTGAGCAATCTGCACAAGCTTCGCCAACTGATATTGGACGGTACGCGTGTCACGGGGGCCGGTCTGGCCGGCTGCCCGCGGCTCGATTTCTTGGGTCTGCGCGGCACACAGGTTTCGGATGACGGGTTAGCCGTGATTGCCGGGCTTCCCCACTTGCAGGGGCTGGACCTGCGCGAGACCGGGACCACCGACCGCGGGCTGGCCGAATTGCGCAGGCTAGCAAACCTGCAGGAGCTATTGCTCCGTCGCACGCGCACGACATGGGCCGGGCGACGTGAGCTGGGCGTGGCGCTACCGGACCTGGAAATCGTGCCTTGAAACAGAGGCGCTTCTTGGAGTTTGGATCGGTCGCTCGCCCGGGAGCGATGCGCTAAATGGCCGTTCGATAGGTGCGGAGAGCCGGCCTTGCACAGCGAAAGGCGTTGCAGGGCCCAAGGGCGCAGCGCGAGTCGTTTCCCTGTCGGTAGCCAGCTAACCTTCGAACCATACCCCCCACGACACAAAAATATCCTCAAAACCCTTGCATGGGTTGCGACTTATCGTAGATAATGGCAACCGTTCTCGGCGACTCATCGGGGCATTCGTCCAGGCGGTTCCCAGGCTTCTTGGCCTGTTCGGCTGCTGCGGCGGTCGATGTGTGCGGGAACGGCGTGTTTTATGCTCGGGCGATTGCTTATTTTGCCGAGGCGTGTGTGCGTATACGGTTCTAATCTTCTCATCTTGTTGGAGGTCGTTTGATGTCTCGTTCTTCTCCTACATCCCGAAGGCGCGGGGCGTTCACCCTGGTCGAGCTGTTGGTGGTGATCGCCATCATCGGCATTTTGATCGCGCTATTGCTCCCGGCGGTGCAAATGGCGCGCGAGGCGGCCCGCC
It encodes:
- the trxA gene encoding thioredoxin; the protein is MAGNVTEFTDGNFQDEVLGSQDPVLVDFWAPWCGPCRMIAPLVEELAQEYKGTVKIGKINIDDSPSAATQFGVSSIPTLMIFKGGEVVDRFVGVQPKSRLQAALDAAKG
- a CDS encoding YhdH/YhfP family quinone oxidoreductase encodes the protein MTPDRFRCYLVTKNEAGNAQAAISHKTIEELPAGEVLIRVAYSSLNYKDALSATGNPGVTRKFPHIPGIDVAGSVVDSRSAEFRPGDEVLVTGYDLGQNTWGGFAEYARVPAAWVVPLPAGLTLRESMIYGTAGFTAAQSVAAIAHHGIEPGRGDVLVTGASGGVGILSVAFLAKLGYRVIAASGKPAAHDLVKLAGAAEIVSRDDVRDASEKPLLPARWVAAVDTVGGDTLATVVRSLDRGGCVAACGLVGGTGLKLTVFPFLLRGVSLTGIDSAECPMATRRKLWQRLATDWKPDCLPRLATEVGFGELGAKIDKILAGQVAGRVVVKPSGV